The segment TCTCCGTGGGGCTTTCTACAAACTAGTATCTGCTTTCCAGATGACCCATATTTCAGGCTCCCCTGGCTTAGTCCAAGAGGGTCCTTCCATGCTCCCCACAAGTAAGGAGCCTGCAGGGGCTTCCCCCAGCTGTCCCCAAACCTCACCATGCCCCAGGGGACTTCTGCCACCCCAAGGTCATCCTGTGGGACCAGGAGGCAGGTCCTCACCCCATCTCCACAGGGCAGGGAGTTTTGGGCGCAGGGTGCTGCAAGGAGCAGCTCACAAAGGGACAGCAGGAGGTTTGCAAGACGCCCAGCACTGGGGATACTGCAAAACAGGGCACCGTTTTGCAAAAATGGGGCATTTTCTTGGGCGTGAGAGGACTTGCACCCCGATTCAGGTAAGGTGCCAATGCAGCCTGGCCATGGAGCTGCAAGCGGGACCCTCGGCAGCATGGTCTGGGAGGCAGCCTGCAAACTCTCAGCAAGCAGACCAGCACCCCAAAAAACCCTGGCAGGGGGGTTACCCTGGAGGGGTGCTGCAAATTCAGCAtctattgggggggggggggggggagggggcgtggTGTGGTGGCAGGGGGTGGTCGCCAGCTATCTTTTATTCGAGGTACATTCCCAAGATTTTAGTTAAGTGTAACATAAAACTGTGAAAGTTTAGCAGGGGAAAAGCTTTCCTCCCACTGACCTGGCCGGCCAATCAGAAGGGAGCCCCGCACCTCCCTCACTTCTGACAACTATTTAGCAACTGAGCTCAGCTAAAGTTTCCAAAAAGTTAGAATAACTTCCTCTCTCCAAGACCTCAATTTTTTGCACAACCCCGGTCCTTGAAATAAGAGCCCTTCAAGCAACCTGGAAAACGTTtggtcagcaaaaaaaaaaaaaaaaaaaagccctcctgTTTTTCCAAAGGATCTGTCTCAGGAATTTAAAGCACAtttaagacacacacacactcacataacataaggagggggggaaagtctcttcccctccccttctttcAGAAAGCATGGAAGAAAGCTCCAGTTCTCCTGTTTCCCCTGTGGATAGCTTGGGGACCAGTGAAGAGGAGCTGGAAAGGCAGCCAAAGAGATTTGGCAGGAAGAGAAGATACAGTAAGAAGTCCAGCGAAGATGGCAGCCCCAACccagggaagagggggaaaaagtccAGTCCCAGCTCCCAATCTTATGAAGAACTGCAGAGCCAGAGGATCCTGGCCAATGTCAGAGAGAGGCAGAGGACTCAGTCGCTCAATGAAGCTTTTGCTGCCTTGAGGAAAATCATCCCCACTTTGCCCTCTGACAAACTCAGTAAAATCCAGACCCTCAAGCTGGCGGCACGGTATATAGACTTCCTCTACCAGGTGCTACAGAGCGACGAGATGGACAGTAAGATGACGAGCTGCAGTTACGTGGCTCATGAGAGGCTGAGTTATGCCTTCTCCGTATGGAGGATGGAGGGAGCATGGTCCATGTCGGCCTCCCACTAGCCACCGCCCAGGCCAGGCGAGCCCAGCTGCCAAAGGGGTAGGTACCGATTTCTCTTCTTCTGGATGATGCTCCGCGTCCGTCTGGCTGCAGGATGGGGCACCCATGGCTCCCCCTCGCCATCCTGGCTTTGCTGCGTGGCACGGTCCTGCCTGGGGAGAGGTGGCATGGCTTGGTGGGGtgtggggatgctgctgggcGAGGGGTTTGGGGACACTGACCTGGAGGTGAGATGGGCAGTGTAGATGTGTCCggccccctccttctcctctgcacCTTGTGAAAAATTACAAAACCCCCCCAACTTTCAGGCAGACAAAAATCAGATAtgtcccattttttttaaaaaaataggcatgtttctgctctgtggggatgggggagCGGAGAAGGGACCGTCATCGAGGGCTGGCTGATGAGGGACGGGGGGGAAAACCATTGCTGCATGAGATTTGCCAGAAAGCGCTGCTTCAGGGAAGGGttttaagagaggaaaaggcgatcAGTACAACAGGCTGACATGGGGATCCGAAACAGCTGCTGCTCCGCTCCATGGGCGGTTGTGCCCCAAAAACCCGGTGCTGAGCCATCGGCTCCCGGGGTGGCCGCATCCTCTCCTGGCCATGGGGGACCAGGGAGTCCGCGGGACCCAAGCGGGTTTCAGCGACGAGTTCGCCCCAGGTTGCGTTTCTCTTAAAAGAAACATGCAGCAGATGTCGGCTGCAACCCCAGGCTGTGCCCCTTCCCCCTCAcacaataaaaagcaaacaaagataGAAGAAACTCTGCCAAATTTTCGTATTTGTTCAGTTTCCCTTCCCCAAAGTGCCGGTAAAGCAAAGGCTGGTGTTAAGATGTAGTTTCTTATTTACTCTCATCACTAAACCCTTCCTCATCATTTTCCATTAGCAGAAAACGACTTCCTCTTATGTTGCCTTTGTAATATTCAGGGAGGGAGGAATAAGCagtaagaaaggagaaaaaaaaaggccctTAATAACACCCTCATCTCCAGCTAATtaagcagagcagctctgtgttGTGTCAGCCAGAGTTTGCATACAGCCGGTCGCTCTCTGGGGCTCCGTACATAAAGCAGAGCCTGCGAACCCATTTTGCCAAGCAAACACTCGAAAGGGAAATTTTCCCCCTCCTCGTAGCGTCGCGCGTgatgtaaaatgaaataatttcatcatGCGGAGAATCAGCTCCTTAAAGACGAAAAGGAAGTTTATCCCAGCCCATTGGCCAGGCTTTTTTAAAGAGGCAAATCCATCTTTGTTTTAGCAGCAATAAAcgcctcatttaaaaaaatcttgatgcAACTGCAGTACCTTGTTTGAAAAAGCCAAAAAGTGTTCACCCAGGACTTACTAGCGGTATAAAATGCAGGCTTAAAACCGTTTTAGAAGCCGCTTCAAGTAAATGTTTCACTTGCATCCTGAAACAGTTTGCATTTTGGTGCTGCAATTAAGGTTTCCACGCACTCTTCTAGGGACCCCCCAAAATGTTAGGCTGTTCAAAAATTGGTTACTCTACCCGTTGCACAAGCTGCctgttgtttagttttgtttaaatCGGTAACGTTGCTGTTGTGGGTTTTAATGGCTATTGCTGGCGTTACTATTTTTTGCACACCGT is part of the Strix aluco isolate bStrAlu1 chromosome 6, bStrAlu1.hap1, whole genome shotgun sequence genome and harbors:
- the TWIST2 gene encoding twist-related protein 2 is translated as MEESSSSPVSPVDSLGTSEEELERQPKRFGRKRRYSKKSSEDGSPNPGKRGKKSSPSSQSYEELQSQRILANVRERQRTQSLNEAFAALRKIIPTLPSDKLSKIQTLKLAARYIDFLYQVLQSDEMDSKMTSCSYVAHERLSYAFSVWRMEGAWSMSASH